A DNA window from Candidatus Wallbacteria bacterium contains the following coding sequences:
- a CDS encoding clostripain-related cysteine peptidase, protein MRNFLSVGFVFLIFIYLVHAAPATPGNSLQNVKGTVNLKSRSIHDQIAKLETASEITAEESQTKPWSIMIYASLDAEDWLERRMLKEITEIAGFGNCNGQIHIVAQVDFLGSQTDRTTTRYYITKDALNVRCRENNINSNLNTGDPNNFQSFLEWAASYPANHKMLYIMGHGSGWIPSKGPGSIRGSQKSFGIDYTSQDSLTMAEVSAVFEQVLGGDKLDIIAFRACLMGQVEAAVQLSKYFNYMVASETKQVIAEPNTCDVFLDVSLDPFVFNILSNDPNSQPLKTAKAVYTSILTTNVKGNIANEDFEMSCLDLTKIRAVIPDMETLSDLLVNDMGTADKSSIIAALTAARQKTHSFEGILGNESVDLGLFLSNLAAELNQASLQDTQLADQVRTIVDSCLNNIQDATLDRSNPGNGKGTFSVSIFMPPDDATIRQFINSLENIYGQLEFGRLTGWDKVIHKYLGLQ, encoded by the coding sequence ATGAGGAATTTCCTATCTGTTGGTTTTGTATTTTTGATTTTTATTTATCTTGTCCATGCCGCACCTGCAACACCAGGTAATTCTCTTCAGAACGTTAAAGGAACCGTCAATCTCAAATCGCGGTCCATACATGATCAGATCGCCAAACTGGAAACCGCCAGCGAAATCACTGCCGAGGAAAGCCAGACAAAACCCTGGTCCATCATGATTTACGCCAGCCTGGATGCCGAAGATTGGCTGGAACGACGCATGCTGAAAGAAATAACGGAGATAGCCGGATTCGGCAATTGCAACGGCCAGATTCATATTGTGGCCCAGGTAGATTTCCTTGGTTCGCAGACAGACAGGACTACCACCCGTTATTATATCACCAAGGATGCGCTCAATGTCAGATGCAGGGAAAATAACATCAATTCCAATCTCAATACAGGCGACCCGAACAATTTTCAGAGCTTCCTGGAATGGGCTGCTTCCTACCCGGCAAATCACAAGATGCTTTATATCATGGGGCACGGCTCGGGCTGGATTCCTTCAAAAGGTCCGGGTTCGATCCGGGGAAGTCAAAAATCCTTCGGTATTGACTACACTTCCCAGGATTCCCTAACGATGGCGGAAGTCTCAGCAGTTTTCGAGCAGGTGCTGGGTGGCGACAAGCTGGACATCATAGCCTTCCGCGCCTGCCTGATGGGGCAGGTGGAGGCGGCGGTTCAGCTCTCAAAGTACTTTAATTACATGGTGGCCAGCGAAACAAAGCAGGTGATCGCAGAGCCAAACACTTGCGACGTGTTCCTGGATGTCAGTTTAGATCCCTTTGTTTTCAATATCCTGAGCAATGATCCGAATTCCCAGCCGCTGAAAACAGCCAAAGCCGTCTATACCAGCATCCTGACTACCAATGTCAAGGGAAATATCGCAAATGAAGATTTCGAGATGTCCTGCCTGGACCTCACTAAAATCAGGGCAGTCATTCCAGACATGGAAACTCTGTCAGACCTGCTGGTCAACGATATGGGCACAGCAGATAAGAGCAGCATCATCGCCGCTCTTACTGCTGCCAGGCAGAAGACCCACAGTTTCGAGGGCATCCTGGGAAATGAATCAGTTGATCTGGGTCTTTTTCTCTCCAACCTGGCAGCTGAGCTGAATCAGGCTTCTCTGCAGGACACCCAGCTGGCTGACCAGGTCAGGACAATTGTGGATTCCTGCCTAAACAACATTCAGGATGCCACTCTGGACAGATCCAATCCAGGGAACGGGAAAGGAACTTTCTCGGTTTCCATCTTCATGCCGCCGGATGATGCAACAATAAGGCAATTCATCAATTCTCTGGAAAATATATACGGGCAGCTGGAGTTCGGCCGGCTGACCGGATGGGACAAGGTCATCCACAAATATCTCGGCCTGCAGTAA